The following are encoded in a window of Bos indicus isolate NIAB-ARS_2022 breed Sahiwal x Tharparkar chromosome 21, NIAB-ARS_B.indTharparkar_mat_pri_1.0, whole genome shotgun sequence genomic DNA:
- the ELL3 gene encoding RNA polymerase II elongation factor ELL3 produces MKKLLGLVLLTSGGERGATPGYWEIPGVAPAVGGAGVGSRRRAGPTWAPGCASLVPHSRGGSGSGLWLALYLPLNLAAMEGPQELLSGKLRLCFTPAARTSLLLLKLNDAALRALQECHRQQVRPVIAFQGNRGYLRLPGPHWSCLFSFIVSQCGQEGPGGPGLDLVCQCPGRSGPNRLHCLGPLRERLTIWAAMDSIPAPSSLQRHNRTEDARDRESWQNVGDYPEADTISQSQMGLEEVPDPLASSQGQSLPGSSREHMAQWEVRNQTLLPNRDPDQALPPSASQKHVDKKRPAPAAMVELKQKRLRTLAPSPLQGLPSQDLQEEDWEQEDKDEDMGPRLEHSPSVQADSESLSPEEVPDYLLQYRAIHSAEQQHAYEQDFETDYAEYRILHARVAAASQRFIELAAEMNNVQRGTPEHKALEEKIVQEYKKFRKRYPGYREEKRRCEYLHQKLSHIKGLILEFEEKNRGS; encoded by the exons ATGAAAAAACTGCTGGGGTTGGTGCTGCTAACATCTGGGGGAGAGCGAGGTGCCACCCCCGGCTACTGGGAAATCCCTGGGGTGGCGCCGGCTGTGGGTGGGGCCGGGGTGGGGTCCCGGCGGAGGGCGGGGCCTACCTGGGCGCCAGGGTGTGCCAGCCTAGTCCCGCACAGCCGAGGTGGTAGTGGCTCGGGTCTGTGGCTCGCGCTCTACCTGCCCCTGAACCTCGCAGCCATGGAGGGACCCCAGGAGCTTCTGAGTGGGAAGCTCCGGCTCTGCTTCACCCCGGCTGCCCGGACCAGCCTCCTACTGCTCAAGCTCAACGACGCAGCGCTGCGAGCGCTGCAAGAGTGTCATCGGCAACAG GTTCGGCCAGTGATTGCTTTCCAAGGCAACCGAGGG TACCTGAGGCTCCCAGGTCCCCACTGGTCCTGCCTCTTTTCCTTCATAGTGTCTCAGTGTGGCCAGGAgggccctggtggtccaggcttGGACCTTGTGTGCCAGTGCCCAGGCAG GTCTGGGCCTAACCGCCTCCACTGCCTGGGTCCACTCAGGGAGCGCCTCACGATTTGGGCAGCTATGGATTCTATCCCAGCTCCATCTTCACTTCAGAGACACAACCGGACTGAAGATGCCAGGGACCGTGAGAGCTGGCAGAATGTGGGAGACTATCCTGAAGCAGACACAATTTCACAGTCACAGATGGGACTAGAAGAG GTGCCAGACCCACTGGCAAGCAGCCAAGGACAGTCACTCCCAGGATCCTCGAGGGAACACATGGCACAGTGGGAAGTGAG GAACCAGACCCTTCTTCCAAACAGAGATCCTGATCAGGCACTGCCTCCCTCTGCTAGCCAGAAACATGTGGACAAG AAACGTCCAGCGCCTGCAGCTATGgtagaattaaaacaaaagaggCTCAGAACTCTAGCTCCAAGTCCCCTACAAGGACTGCCCAGTCAGGACTTACAAGAGGAAGACTGGGAGCAAGAAGATAAAGATGAAGACATGGGTCCCAGGCTGGAGCACAGTCCCTCAGTTCAAGCAG ATTCTGAATCTCTAAGCCCTGAAGAAGTACCAGATTACCTCCT GCAATACAGGGCCATCCACAGTGCAGAACAGCAACATGCCTATGAGCAGGACTTTGAGACAGATTATGCCGAATACCGCATCCTGCATGCTCGCGTTGCGGCTGCAAGCCAGAGGTTTATAGAGCTGGCAGCTGAGATGAACAATGTTCAGCGTGGAACTCCAGAACACAAG GCGCTGGAAGAAAAGATAGTCCAGGAATATAAAAAGTTCAGGAAG CGGTACCCAGGTTACAGGGAAGAGAAGCGCCGCTGTGAGTACTTGCATCAGAAACTGTCCCACATCAAAGGTCTCATCTTGGAGTTTGAGGAAAAGAACAGGGGCAGCTGA